In the Carboxydothermus hydrogenoformans Z-2901 genome, one interval contains:
- the minE gene encoding cell division topological specificity factor MinE, with the protein MKLFGKEQQNSKTMAKERLRLVLVQDRTNVSPELLQNLKEDLIAVITKYMEIDEKALEVNIDSHEDQVALIANIPIKNVKRSVRVQTN; encoded by the coding sequence ATGAAACTGTTTGGGAAGGAACAGCAAAACAGCAAAACCATGGCGAAAGAACGCCTTAGACTGGTTTTAGTTCAGGATAGGACCAATGTTTCACCCGAGCTCTTACAAAATTTAAAAGAGGATTTAATTGCTGTCATTACCAAATACATGGAAATTGACGAAAAAGCTCTGGAAGTAAATATCGATAGTCATGAAGACCAGGTAGCGCTTATTGCCAATATACCGATTAAAAACGTTAAAAGAAGTGTCCGGGTTCAAACCAATTAG
- the minD gene encoding septum site-determining protein MinD, which produces MGEAIVITSGKGGVGKTTTTANLGTALAMMGQKVVLVDTDIGLRNLDVVLGLENRIVYDLVDVVHGNCRLKQALIKDKRLEGLYLLPAAQTKDKTAVSPEQMRNLVSDLKKEFDYVLIDCPAGIEQGFKNAVAGADRGIVVTTPEVSAVRDADRIIGLLEAEGINNPRLIINRIRPKMVRTGDMMGIEDIIEILAIDLLGVIPDDETIIVTTNKGEPAVYDQNSRAGQAFRNIARRIMGEEVPLMNLEEEGFFSKVKKLFGINR; this is translated from the coding sequence ATGGGGGAAGCAATTGTCATTACCTCGGGAAAGGGAGGCGTCGGTAAAACGACGACTACCGCCAATCTGGGTACAGCTTTAGCGATGATGGGCCAGAAAGTGGTTTTGGTGGATACGGATATAGGTTTACGAAATCTTGATGTGGTTTTGGGGTTGGAAAACCGGATTGTTTATGACTTAGTTGATGTTGTCCACGGAAATTGCCGTTTAAAGCAAGCGCTTATCAAAGATAAACGTTTAGAAGGGTTGTATCTTTTGCCGGCGGCGCAAACCAAGGATAAGACGGCAGTAAGTCCCGAACAAATGCGGAATTTGGTTAGTGATCTTAAAAAGGAGTTTGATTATGTTTTAATTGATTGTCCGGCGGGAATCGAGCAGGGATTTAAAAACGCGGTAGCTGGAGCCGATCGGGGAATTGTGGTAACTACTCCGGAAGTATCGGCGGTCCGGGATGCGGACCGCATAATCGGTTTACTGGAAGCTGAGGGGATTAATAATCCCCGGCTTATAATTAACCGTATTCGTCCCAAGATGGTTCGGACGGGAGATATGATGGGAATCGAAGATATTATCGAAATTTTGGCTATTGACCTTTTAGGGGTTATTCCCGATGATGAAACTATTATCGTAACTACCAATAAAGGCGAGCCGGCCGTCTATGACCAGAACTCCCGGGCGGGCCAGGCTTTCCGGAATATTGCCCGGCGGATAATGGGTGAAGAGGTTCCGCTGATGAACTTAGAGGAAGAAGGGTTCTTCAGCAAGGTTAAAAAGTTGTTCGGTATCAACCGCTAA
- the minC gene encoding septum site-determining protein MinC, whose protein sequence is MLRGEFFLENTLLIDKTLRSGQKVNYAGNVVVLGDINPGAEVVAAGSIIVLGTVRGVVHAGAEGFKKAVVLAFKLLPTQLRIADHITRPPEDEKITKDNFSPEIALIKDGMVVIESYEGNLGKLLK, encoded by the coding sequence ATGTTGAGAGGAGAGTTTTTCTTAGAAAATACTTTGCTGATAGATAAAACCTTACGTTCCGGGCAAAAGGTAAATTATGCTGGAAACGTGGTAGTCCTTGGGGATATAAATCCCGGAGCAGAAGTGGTAGCGGCCGGGAGCATTATCGTTCTGGGGACGGTCAGGGGAGTGGTTCACGCCGGCGCTGAAGGTTTTAAAAAAGCGGTGGTCTTAGCTTTTAAGCTCTTACCAACTCAACTTCGCATAGCTGATCATATTACCCGACCGCCGGAAGATGAAAAAATAACCAAAGACAATTTTAGCCCGGAAATTGCCCTTATTAAAGACGGGATGGTAGTTATTGAAAGCTACGAAGGGAACCTTGGAAAGCTTTTAAAATAA